Proteins encoded within one genomic window of Bradyrhizobium sp. AZCC 1719:
- a CDS encoding NAD(P)-dependent oxidoreductase has product MTKVAFIGLGRMGHGMAGRYLDAGFTVKVWNRSKKKADDLIARGALWGNSPMRAAEDVDAVVTMVADDEASREVWLGEQGVLASWKPDRLAIECSTVSYHHARDLGRQLGWRRISYIDCPVTGLPDAAASGKLTLLVGADPADLEKARPFLEPLGTIRHFGAVGTGTVYKLINNLMGAIQIAGLAEGLAIAEQAGLDMNLVLEAIQSGVTASPQVLRHSERMVARNFAGATFTASLRHKDAAYAVKLAESLLADAPLIGRAAVEAYARAKAQMPDDDEGKMIEIVSRPK; this is encoded by the coding sequence ATGACCAAAGTGGCCTTCATCGGGCTCGGCCGCATGGGCCATGGTATGGCCGGCCGCTATCTCGATGCAGGCTTTACGGTGAAAGTCTGGAATCGGAGCAAGAAAAAAGCAGACGACCTCATCGCGCGTGGTGCTCTATGGGGCAATTCGCCGATGAGGGCTGCGGAGGACGTCGACGCCGTCGTCACTATGGTCGCGGACGATGAGGCGTCGCGCGAAGTATGGTTGGGCGAACAGGGCGTTCTCGCGAGCTGGAAGCCCGATCGCCTCGCTATCGAGTGTTCTACCGTTTCATACCATCATGCTCGCGATCTCGGACGTCAGCTTGGTTGGCGTCGGATTTCATATATCGATTGTCCAGTGACCGGACTACCCGACGCCGCGGCCAGCGGGAAACTGACGCTCTTGGTAGGTGCTGACCCGGCCGATCTGGAAAAGGCCAGACCTTTTCTTGAGCCTCTCGGTACCATCCGTCATTTCGGCGCTGTCGGTACTGGTACCGTGTACAAGCTCATCAACAATCTGATGGGTGCGATTCAAATCGCGGGGCTCGCCGAAGGTCTTGCGATTGCCGAGCAGGCTGGGCTCGACATGAACTTGGTGCTGGAAGCGATCCAGAGCGGAGTCACGGCAAGTCCGCAGGTCTTGCGTCATTCCGAGCGTATGGTCGCGCGCAACTTCGCTGGGGCGACGTTCACGGCTTCGCTGCGTCACAAAGATGCGGCCTACGCCGTGAAGTTGGCCGAGAGCCTACTGGCCGACGCGCCGCTGATCGGGCGTGCCGCGGTCGAGGCCTATGCAAGAGCGAAGGCTCAGATGCCCGACGACGACGAAGGCAAGATGATCGAGATCGTCTCGCGGCCGAAATAG
- the prfB gene encoding peptide chain release factor 2 (programmed frameshift), with amino-acid sequence MRAEVERLVEEIKQSVGLLRRHLDVEKSTARLAELNKLAEDPNLWNDPQKAQKLMQERTSLVDALEGIGKVERELDDNVEMIALGEAENDEGVVVEAENALKALKKEVARRELEALLSGEADKFDSYLEVHAGAGGTESQDWAAMLLRMYTRWAENHGFKIEYLEETLGEEAGLKSATIQISGHNAYGWLKTEAGVHRLVRISPFDSNARRHTSFSSVAIFPVVDDSIKIDIKESDVRTDTMRSGGAGGQHVNKTESAVRLTHIPTGVAVVCQAGRSQHKNRAQAWDMLRARLYEIELKRREEQAAADQAAKTDIGWGHQIRSYVLQPYQMVKDLRTGVQTSDTSGVLDGDLDEFMAATLAQRAFGTAPGEVEDVD; translated from the exons ATGCGCGCCGAAGTCGAACGCCTTGTTGAAGAGATCAAGCAGTCAGTCGGGCTGCTGAGGAGGCATCTT GACGTCGAGAAATCGACGGCACGGCTGGCCGAGCTGAACAAGCTCGCCGAAGATCCCAACCTCTGGAACGATCCCCAGAAAGCCCAGAAGCTAATGCAGGAGCGCACCTCGCTGGTGGATGCGCTCGAGGGCATCGGCAAGGTCGAACGCGAGCTCGACGACAATGTCGAGATGATCGCGCTCGGCGAGGCCGAGAACGATGAAGGCGTAGTCGTCGAGGCCGAGAATGCGCTAAAAGCCCTGAAGAAGGAGGTCGCCCGCCGCGAGCTGGAAGCGCTGCTGTCCGGCGAGGCCGACAAGTTCGATTCCTATCTCGAAGTGCATGCCGGCGCCGGCGGCACCGAAAGCCAGGACTGGGCCGCGATGCTCTTGCGCATGTATACGCGCTGGGCCGAAAACCACGGCTTCAAGATCGAATACCTGGAAGAAACGCTAGGCGAAGAGGCCGGCCTCAAATCCGCGACCATCCAGATCAGCGGGCACAATGCCTATGGCTGGCTGAAGACCGAAGCGGGCGTGCACCGCCTGGTGCGGATCTCGCCGTTCGATTCCAACGCGCGCCGGCACACCTCGTTTTCTTCTGTAGCGATCTTTCCAGTCGTCGACGACAGCATCAAGATCGACATCAAGGAATCCGACGTGCGCACCGACACCATGCGCTCGGGCGGCGCCGGCGGCCAGCACGTCAACAAGACCGAATCCGCGGTGCGCCTGACGCATATTCCGACCGGCGTCGCGGTGGTCTGCCAGGCTGGCCGTTCACAGCACAAGAACCGCGCTCAGGCCTGGGACATGCTGCGCGCGCGGCTCTACGAGATCGAGCTGAAGAGGCGCGAGGAGCAAGCCGCCGCCGATCAAGCCGCTAAGACCGATATCGGCTGGGGCCACCAGATCCGCTCCTACGTCCTGCAGCCCTACCAGATGGTGAAGGACCTGCGCACCGGCGTACAGACCTCGGATACGTCAGGCGTGCTCGACGGCGACCTCGACGAGTTCATGGCGGCGACGCTGGCGCAGCGCGCCTTCGGCACCGCGCCCGGTGAGGTCGAGGACGTGGACTAG
- a CDS encoding penicillin-binding protein 1A: MRLLVRFVGFLFTAGTVVFLVGVAGVAGAIWHFSRDLPDYSQLQDYEPPVMTRIHASDGALLGEYSKERRLYLPIQAVPKLVTNAFLAAEDKNFYEHGGIDFTGMARAAVAYVQNFGSNKRPQGASTITQQVAKNFLLTNEVSFTRKIKEALLAMRIERAYSKDRILELYLNEIYLGLGAYGIAAASLVYFDKSVNELTVAEAAYLAALPKAPGTLHPVRSRDRSIERRNYVIDRLLENGWIKQADADKARKEPLVVASRSNAAHTFAGEYFAEEVRRDIFERYGEKKLYEGGLSVRATLDPKLQVMARKAMAAGLVKFDEAQGWRGAMSKLDISGDWGVKLAEIKSLSDISPWRMAVVLETSDQSARIGFQPGRELGGAISKERQTGLITLDGVRWAKPVAAARGKPATASVSQILSPGDVIYADPLFDKEGKPVEGQYRLRQLPEVSGALVAMDPWTGRVVAMVGGFSFDQSQFNRATQAYRQPGSTFKPLVYSAAIDNGYTPATIMIDGPIEIDQGQGNGVWRPDNFSVGSYKGPITLRDALKQSLNTVTVRLAQDVGMPLIGEYAKRFGVYEELPNYLSYSLGAGETTVMRMVTAYSMFANGGRRVKPTLIDRIQDRYGRTIFRHDQRECRGCDAPGGWKNQPEPQLVDRREQVLDSLTAYQITSMLEGVVQGGTATIMREVGKPIAGKTGTTSDAKDVWFVGFSPDLVVGLYLGYDKPRTLGRAAQGGRIAAPIAKDFMKLALADKPPTPFKVPPGIRLVRIDSKSGMRPTPGDTGRTVLEAFKPGTAPPENYMPAPVGVADGEGRVPQGYPPEAGSIQGNLPPDAGNIMRPGTGRFY, translated from the coding sequence ATGCGCTTGCTGGTGCGGTTTGTAGGTTTTCTGTTTACTGCCGGCACCGTGGTGTTTCTGGTCGGTGTCGCAGGCGTTGCAGGCGCAATCTGGCATTTCTCCAGGGACTTGCCCGACTATTCGCAGCTTCAGGATTACGAGCCACCGGTGATGACGCGCATCCATGCGTCGGACGGCGCGCTGCTCGGCGAATATTCCAAGGAGCGCCGGCTCTATCTGCCGATTCAGGCGGTGCCAAAACTCGTCACCAACGCCTTCCTCGCGGCAGAGGACAAGAACTTCTACGAGCACGGCGGCATCGACTTCACCGGCATGGCGCGCGCGGCCGTGGCGTACGTGCAGAATTTCGGCTCCAACAAGCGTCCGCAGGGCGCGTCAACGATCACCCAGCAGGTCGCGAAGAACTTTCTTCTGACCAACGAGGTCTCCTTCACCCGCAAGATCAAGGAAGCCTTGCTGGCGATGCGCATCGAGCGGGCGTATTCGAAGGATCGCATCCTCGAGCTCTATCTCAACGAAATCTATCTCGGCCTCGGCGCCTACGGCATCGCGGCGGCGTCGCTGGTCTATTTCGACAAATCGGTGAACGAGCTGACGGTTGCGGAAGCGGCGTATCTTGCTGCGCTTCCGAAGGCACCGGGCACGTTGCATCCGGTGCGCAGCCGCGACCGGTCGATCGAGCGGCGTAACTATGTGATCGATCGCCTCTTGGAAAACGGCTGGATCAAGCAGGCCGATGCCGACAAGGCCCGCAAGGAGCCGCTGGTCGTGGCCAGCCGGTCCAATGCCGCGCATACTTTTGCCGGCGAATATTTTGCCGAGGAAGTCCGGCGCGACATCTTCGAACGCTACGGCGAAAAGAAGCTCTATGAAGGCGGCCTGTCGGTCCGCGCCACGCTCGATCCGAAGCTACAGGTAATGGCGCGCAAAGCGATGGCCGCCGGTCTCGTGAAGTTCGACGAGGCGCAAGGCTGGCGCGGCGCCATGAGCAAGCTGGACATTTCCGGCGACTGGGGCGTGAAGCTCGCGGAGATCAAATCGCTGAGCGACATCTCGCCCTGGCGGATGGCCGTGGTGCTGGAGACGTCCGATCAGTCGGCGCGGATCGGTTTCCAGCCCGGCCGCGAACTGGGGGGCGCCATCTCCAAGGAACGGCAAACCGGCCTGATCACGCTGGATGGTGTCCGATGGGCGAAGCCGGTCGCTGCGGCGCGCGGCAAACCGGCGACGGCTTCGGTCTCGCAGATTCTGTCGCCAGGTGATGTGATCTACGCCGACCCGCTGTTCGACAAGGAGGGCAAGCCGGTCGAGGGCCAATACCGGCTGCGCCAGTTGCCGGAAGTGTCCGGCGCGTTGGTCGCCATGGATCCGTGGACCGGCCGCGTGGTCGCGATGGTCGGTGGCTTCTCGTTCGACCAGAGCCAGTTCAATCGCGCGACCCAGGCCTATCGGCAGCCGGGCTCGACGTTCAAGCCGCTGGTCTATTCGGCCGCGATTGACAATGGCTACACGCCGGCAACGATCATGATCGACGGTCCCATCGAGATCGATCAGGGGCAGGGCAACGGCGTCTGGCGGCCGGACAATTTTTCGGTGGGCAGCTATAAGGGTCCCATCACGCTGCGCGATGCCCTGAAACAATCGCTCAACACCGTCACGGTGCGGCTGGCGCAGGATGTCGGCATGCCCCTGATCGGCGAATATGCCAAACGCTTCGGCGTTTATGAGGAATTGCCGAACTATCTTTCCTATTCGCTCGGCGCCGGCGAGACCACGGTGATGCGGATGGTGACGGCCTATTCGATGTTCGCCAATGGCGGCCGGCGGGTGAAGCCGACCCTGATCGACCGTATCCAGGATCGCTACGGACGCACGATCTTCAGGCATGACCAGCGCGAGTGCCGCGGTTGCGACGCGCCCGGCGGTTGGAAGAACCAGCCCGAGCCCCAACTCGTCGATCGCCGGGAGCAGGTGCTCGATTCGCTGACCGCCTACCAGATCACCTCGATGTTGGAGGGAGTGGTGCAGGGTGGCACGGCGACGATCATGCGCGAGGTCGGTAAGCCAATCGCCGGCAAGACCGGCACCACCAGCGACGCAAAAGACGTCTGGTTCGTCGGCTTTTCGCCCGATCTCGTCGTCGGTCTCTATCTTGGCTATGACAAGCCGCGCACGCTGGGCAGGGCCGCGCAGGGCGGCCGCATCGCCGCGCCAATCGCCAAGGATTTCATGAAGCTGGCGCTGGCCGACAAGCCGCCGACCCCGTTCAAGGTTCCTCCCGGGATCAGGCTGGTTCGCATCGATTCGAAGAGCGGCATGCGCCCCACACCCGGCGACACCGGCCGTACCGTTCTGGAAGCCTTCAAGCCGGGCACCGCGCCGCCGGAGAACTACATGCCGGCCCCCGTCGGTGTCGCGGATGGAGAAGGACGGGTGCCGCAGGGGTACCCGCCGGAAGCCGGCAGCATTCAGGGGAATCTGCCTCCTGACGCCGGCAATATCATGCGGCCGGGTACTGGGAGGTTTTACTAG
- a CDS encoding penicillin-binding protein 1A, translated as MRLLVRFLGFLFAAGTVVFLVGVAGVAGAIWHFSKDLPDYSQLQDYEPPVMTRVHASDGALLGEYSKERRLYLPIQAVPKLVINAFLAAEDKNFYEHGGIDFTGMARAAVLYAQNFGSNKRPQGASTITQQVAKNFLLTNEVSFTRKIKEALLAMRIERAYSKDRILELYLNEIYLGLGAYGIAAASLVYFDKSVNELTVAEASYLAALPKAPAALHPVRNRDRAVERRNYVIDRLVENGWIKQADAEKSRKEQLNVTSRGNGAHIFAGEYFAEEVRRDIFERYGEKKLYEGGLSVRATLDPKMQVMARKTMVAGLVRYDEASGWRGAPSKLDISGDWGVKLADVKSLSDISPWRMAVVLETSDQSARIGFQPGRELGGAVSKQRQTGIITLDGVRWAKAASGPAKGRTPSSVAQVLSAGDVIYADPLFDKEGKPVEGQYRLRQLPEVSGALVAMDPWTGRVLAMVGGFSFDQSQFNRATQAYRQPGSSFKPLVYSAAMDNGYTPSTVVVDAPIEIDQGQGAGVWRPENYSSGKYGGPTTLRNALRQSLNTVTVRLAQDIGMPLIGEYSRRFGVYDELPNYLSYALGAGETTVMRMVTAYSMFANGGRRVKPTLIDRIQDRYGRTIFKHDARECRGCDAPSGWKNQAEPQLVDRREQVLDPMTAYQITSMMEYVVQAGTATVVKEVGKPIAGKTGTTNDEKDAWFIGFSPDLVVGIYVGFDKPRNLGRGMTGGHLAAPIAKDFLKLALADKPAVPFKVPAGIKLVRVDAKSGMRVGPGEGGRTILEAFKPGTAPPDNYSVIGVADMDGRVPQGYSQGYPPDAGNIMRPGTGGLY; from the coding sequence ATGCGCTTGCTGGTCCGGTTTTTGGGTTTCCTGTTTGCGGCCGGCACCGTGGTGTTCCTGGTCGGTGTCGCAGGCGTTGCAGGCGCGATCTGGCATTTCTCCAAGGACCTGCCCGACTATTCGCAGCTTCAGGACTACGAGCCGCCAGTGATGACGCGCGTGCACGCGTCTGACGGCGCGCTGCTCGGCGAATATTCCAAGGAACGCCGGCTCTATCTGCCGATTCAGGCGGTGCCAAAACTCGTCATCAACGCGTTCCTCGCGGCCGAAGACAAGAATTTTTACGAGCATGGCGGCATCGACTTCACCGGCATGGCGCGCGCGGCCGTGCTCTACGCGCAGAATTTCGGCTCCAACAAGCGTCCGCAGGGCGCGTCGACGATCACCCAGCAGGTCGCAAAAAACTTCCTCTTGACCAACGAGGTCTCCTTCACCCGCAAGATCAAGGAAGCCTTGCTGGCGATGCGCATCGAGCGGGCGTATTCGAAGGACCGCATCCTCGAGCTCTATCTCAATGAAATCTATCTCGGTCTCGGCGCCTACGGCATCGCGGCGGCGTCGCTGGTCTATTTCGACAAATCGGTGAACGAGCTCACCGTCGCGGAAGCCTCCTATCTGGCGGCGCTGCCGAAGGCGCCCGCGGCGCTGCACCCGGTGCGTAACCGCGATCGCGCGGTGGAGCGGCGCAATTACGTGATTGATCGCCTCGTGGAAAATGGCTGGATCAAACAGGCCGACGCCGAAAAGTCCCGCAAGGAACAGCTCAACGTCACCAGCCGCGGCAACGGCGCCCATATCTTCGCCGGCGAATATTTCGCCGAGGAAGTCCGGCGCGACATCTTCGAGCGTTACGGCGAAAAGAAGTTGTACGAAGGCGGCCTCTCGGTCCGCGCCACGCTCGATCCGAAAATGCAGGTGATGGCGCGCAAGACCATGGTCGCCGGTCTCGTCAGATATGACGAAGCCAGCGGCTGGCGCGGCGCGCCCTCCAAACTCGATATTTCCGGCGATTGGGGCGTGAAACTCGCCGACGTCAAATCGCTATCTGATATCTCGCCCTGGCGTATGGCCGTGGTGCTGGAGACATCCGACCAGTCGGCGCGGATCGGTTTCCAACCGGGCCGCGAACTCGGTGGCGCCGTCAGCAAGCAGCGGCAGACCGGCATCATCACGCTCGACGGCGTGCGCTGGGCCAAGGCTGCATCCGGACCCGCCAAGGGCAGGACGCCGAGCTCCGTGGCGCAGGTGTTGTCGGCGGGCGACGTGATCTATGCCGACCCGCTGTTCGACAAGGAGGGCAAGCCGGTCGAGGGCCAATACCGGCTGCGCCAGTTGCCGGAAGTGTCCGGCGCGTTGGTCGCCATGGATCCGTGGACCGGCCGCGTGCTGGCGATGGTGGGCGGCTTCTCGTTCGACCAGAGCCAGTTCAACCGCGCGACGCAAGCCTATCGACAGCCGGGTTCGTCGTTCAAACCGCTGGTCTATTCGGCGGCAATGGACAACGGCTATACGCCGTCGACCGTCGTGGTCGACGCGCCCATTGAAATCGACCAGGGACAGGGCGCCGGCGTGTGGCGCCCGGAGAACTATTCGTCCGGCAAATACGGCGGGCCGACCACGCTGCGCAACGCGCTCCGGCAATCGCTGAATACGGTGACGGTGCGGCTCGCGCAGGACATCGGCATGCCCCTGATCGGCGAATATTCGCGGCGTTTCGGCGTCTATGACGAATTGCCGAACTACCTGTCCTATGCGCTCGGCGCGGGTGAAACCACGGTCATGCGCATGGTCACGGCCTATTCCATGTTCGCCAATGGCGGCCGCCGCGTGAAGCCGACACTGATCGACCGTATCCAGGACCGCTACGGCCGCACCATCTTCAAGCACGACGCCCGCGAATGCCGCGGCTGCGACGCGCCGAGCGGCTGGAAGAACCAGGCCGAGCCGCAACTGGTCGACCGCCGCGAGCAGGTGCTGGACCCGATGACGGCCTACCAGATCACCTCGATGATGGAATATGTGGTGCAGGCCGGCACCGCGACGGTGGTCAAGGAAGTCGGCAAGCCCATTGCCGGCAAGACCGGCACCACCAACGATGAAAAAGACGCGTGGTTCATCGGCTTTTCGCCGGACCTCGTGGTCGGCATCTATGTCGGCTTCGACAAGCCGCGCAATCTCGGCCGCGGCATGACCGGCGGTCATCTCGCCGCGCCGATCGCCAAGGATTTCCTCAAGCTCGCGCTTGCCGACAAGCCGGCGGTCCCGTTCAAGGTGCCCGCGGGCATCAAGCTGGTTCGCGTCGATGCCAAGAGCGGCATGCGCGTCGGTCCGGGCGAGGGCGGCCGCACCATCCTCGAAGCGTTCAAGCCGGGCACCGCGCCGCCGGACAATTACTCGGTTATCGGTGTTGCCGACATGGATGGCCGGGTGCCGCAGGGATACTCGCAAGGCTATCCGCCTGATGCGGGCAACATCATGCGGCCCGGCACCGGCGGGCTTTATTGA
- a CDS encoding N-acetylmuramoyl-L-alanine amidase, protein MASRANHLVLLGCGLLCTAALLCTQMIGSCAAQGGASQPPASVAAVPGPATVSNFPIASDARLAGDARQTRFILDLDKPVQFRAFALADPYRVVVDLPQLSFNLPAGIGVGGRGLVKAFRYGLVMPGGSRIVFDLTGPAKIAKSYVLEAANGQPPRLVLEFEQVDRTAFVQSLPRESRPELRPAIAEANAAAQPDSSVAQPPQAPDKRPVIVIDPGHGGVDNGTQAGGGDIMEKNLVLTFGLALRDRIEKSGKYRVVMTRTDDTFIPLGDRVKVARNEAAALFVSIHADALPRGEGDAHGATIYTLSDKASDSEAERLADTENKSDAIGGVSLVDEPTEVADILIDLVQRETKTFSNRFARTLMSEMKNTVRMHKHPLKSAGFRVLKAPDVPSVLVELGYVSNKGDLELLVSENWRNKTVGAMAQAIDAFLAKRLATAGPAK, encoded by the coding sequence TTGGCGAGCCGCGCAAATCACCTTGTTTTGCTGGGATGTGGGCTGTTGTGCACCGCAGCATTGCTGTGTACCCAGATGATTGGCTCCTGCGCGGCCCAGGGGGGAGCTTCTCAACCGCCGGCTTCCGTCGCTGCCGTCCCCGGCCCGGCGACGGTATCGAATTTCCCGATCGCGTCTGATGCCCGGCTGGCAGGCGATGCCAGGCAGACCCGTTTCATCCTCGATCTGGACAAGCCGGTGCAGTTTCGCGCCTTCGCGCTGGCGGACCCTTATCGCGTGGTCGTCGATCTTCCCCAACTCAGCTTCAATCTTCCCGCCGGGATCGGAGTCGGGGGACGGGGGCTGGTCAAGGCGTTCCGTTATGGTCTCGTCATGCCGGGCGGATCACGGATCGTGTTCGACCTGACGGGGCCGGCCAAGATCGCCAAATCCTATGTACTGGAAGCGGCCAACGGCCAACCGCCGCGGCTGGTGCTCGAATTCGAACAGGTGGACCGCACCGCCTTTGTCCAGTCGCTGCCGCGGGAAAGCCGCCCCGAACTGCGGCCCGCGATCGCTGAGGCCAACGCCGCCGCCCAGCCGGATTCGTCAGTCGCCCAGCCGCCGCAAGCACCCGACAAGCGGCCGGTGATCGTGATCGATCCCGGTCATGGCGGTGTCGACAACGGTACCCAGGCCGGCGGCGGCGATATCATGGAAAAGAACCTGGTGCTGACCTTCGGCCTGGCGCTGCGCGACCGGATCGAGAAATCGGGCAAGTATCGCGTCGTCATGACCCGGACGGATGACACTTTCATACCGCTTGGCGACCGCGTGAAGGTCGCACGCAACGAGGCGGCGGCACTGTTCGTCTCGATCCATGCCGACGCTTTGCCGCGCGGCGAGGGCGACGCCCATGGCGCCACCATCTACACGCTTTCCGATAAGGCCTCCGACTCCGAGGCCGAGCGGCTGGCCGATACCGAAAATAAGTCGGACGCGATTGGCGGAGTAAGCCTCGTCGACGAGCCGACCGAAGTCGCCGACATCCTGATCGACCTGGTGCAGCGGGAGACCAAAACCTTTTCAAACCGGTTTGCACGGACCCTGATGAGTGAAATGAAGAATACCGTGCGGATGCACAAGCACCCGTTGAAATCTGCCGGTTTCCGGGTTCTGAAGGCCCCGGACGTCCCTTCGGTGCTGGTCGAACTCGGTTACGTCTCGAACAAGGGCGACCTCGAGCTTCTGGTATCGGAAAACTGGCGGAACAAGACGGTCGGCGCGATGGCGCAGGCAATTGATGCGTTTCTGGCCAAACGGCTGGCAACTGCCGGACCGGCCAAGTGA